One Chelonoidis abingdonii isolate Lonesome George unplaced genomic scaffold, CheloAbing_2.0 scaffold0021, whole genome shotgun sequence genomic region harbors:
- the LOC116823572 gene encoding olfactory receptor 14A16-like: protein MSNLTTVTEFLLLGFSEVRELQILHSVVFLGIYLAALVGNLLVIILIVLDHHLHSLMYFFLMNLSILDIGSISVTVPKSMANSLLNIRLISYSGCIAQIFLFIFFAVVDIALLIIVAYDRYVAICQPLHYETIMNREARVQMAASAWISGIPISTMQTGNIFALPFCAGNKVDQFFCEIPQLLKITCNDTYLSEVAITSFLLFLGLSCFAFIIVSYVQIFKTVLRIPSEQGRNKAFSTCLPHLTVVSLLVCTATFAYMKPPSSSASGLDLIVALLYSVRPPVMNPAIYSMRNKEIKGALWKLTEGKLSKQNNISRFLP, encoded by the coding sequence atgtccaacctaaccacCGTGACCGAGTTCCTTCTCCTGGGGTTCTCTGAGGTTCGGGAGCTGCAGATTTTACACTCTGTGGTGTTTCTAGGAATTTACCTGGCAGCCTTGGTGGGAAATCTCCTTGTTATCATCCTTATAGTGCTTGACCACCATCTTCACTCCCTCATGTACTTCTTCCTTATGAATTTGTCCATCTTAGACATCGGCTCCATCTCCGTCACAGTCCCCAAGTCCATGGCCAACTCCCTGTTGAACATCAGGTTGATTTCTTATTCTGGGTGCATTGCCCAAatctttctcttcattttctttgctGTTGTTGACATTGCTCTTCTCATCATCGTGGCATATGACCGGTACGTTGCCATCtgccaaccactgcactatgAGACTATAATGAACAGAGAAGCTCGTGTCCAGATGGCAGCTAGTGCCTGGATCAGTGGAATTCCCATTTCTACTATGCAGACTGGGAACATATTTGCATTACCTTTTTGTGCTGGTAACAAGGTAgatcagttcttctgtgaaatcccCCAACTGCTCAAGATCACTTGCAATGACACATACCTCAGTGAAGTTGCTATTACTTCTTTTCTCTTGTTCTTAGGTTTAAGTTGCTTTGCTTTCATAATTGTGTCATATGTTCAGATCTTCAAAACCGTGCTGAGAATCccctctgagcagggccggaatAAAGCCTTCTCCACTTGCCTCCCTCACCTCACTGTGGTCTCCTTGTTAGTTTGCACTGCCACCTTTGCCTACATGAAACCCCCCTCCAGCTCAGCATCAGGTCTGGATCTCATAGTGGCTCTTCTTTATTCCGTGAGGCCTCCAGTGATGAATCCAGCCATCtacagcatgaggaacaaggagatAAAAGGTGCCCTGTGGAAACTAACTGAGGGGAAGTTATCCAAACAGAATAACATTTCCAGATTTCTCCCTTGA